In Brassica rapa cultivar Chiifu-401-42 chromosome A06, CAAS_Brap_v3.01, whole genome shotgun sequence, a single window of DNA contains:
- the LOC103875207 gene encoding CRM-domain containing factor CFM9, mitochondrial — protein MLTTRSLSRHCSRTCKWSLSSLLQSDSSRNLVLSSSPVTSNVMLQPGNSSSLMHQVLKGWSRAMSTSRGRSMRSKVESRMRKESGKTLREIRRAKKLKKKLMTDEERLIYNLKRAKKKVALLLQKLKKYDLPELPSPVHDPELFTPEQIQAFKKIGFKNKNYVPVGVRGVFGGVVQNMHMHWKFHETVQVCCDNFPKEKIKEMATMIARLSGGVVINIHNVKTIIMFRGRNYRQPKNLIPVNTLTKRKALFKARFEQALESQKLNIKKTEQQLRRMGVNPEDPVAMASIHRVASTFFNAIDKKEGSPYVFHGDKQSERGTSVVNTEETEPADEDSDQEELDRFIAEIEEAADKEWEEEEAAEQEESGRIRYWNREEFAGRSRGPEMRSYGDSSHGFRRNERDTRNQRRSNDSDDDDDDNDSDQLDSEDDDEIPKRFDRPRSNTRRQGQDFVRRSHDPRPRVRSDEDVLSDLDNTMWDSGDEEDAAPANYISSSDEDEGENRTISAAKQPRFSDNNSKSKSGTQRDEDWDSD, from the exons ATGTTGACGACGAGGAGTCTCTCGCGACATTGCTCGAGAACTTGTAAATGGTCTTTATCGTCTCTCCTTCAATCAGATTCCTCCAG GAATCTGGTTTTGTCGTCGAGTCCGGTTACAAGCAATGTGATGCTTCAGCCTGGCAACTCCAGTTCATTGATGCATCAAGTCTTGAAGGGATGGTCTCGAGCTATGTCGACGTCGAGAGGAAGGAGCATGAGGAGTAAAGTTGAGAGTAGGATGAGGAAAGAGTCTGGTAAGACGTTGAGAGAGATTAGGAGAGCTaagaagttgaagaagaagctCATGACTGATGAAGAAAGACTCATCTACAACCTCAAAAGg GCGAAGAAGAAAGTTGCGCTTCTGTTGCAAAAGCTCAAGAAGTACGATCTCCCTGAGCTGCCATCTCCTGTTCATGATCCTGAGCTTTTCACACCGGAGCAGATTCAAGCGTTCAAGAAAATCGGTTTCAAGAATAAAAACTACGTCCCTGTTGGTGTTCGTGGAGTCTTTGGAGGAGTGGTTCAAAACATGCATATGCACTGGAAGTTTCATGAGACGGTGCAGGTTTGCTGCGATAACTTCCCAAAGGAGAAGATTAAAGAGATGGCGACCATGATAGCTAGACTTAGCGGTGGGGTTGTCATTAATATACATAACGTGAAGACTATTATTATGTTCCGTGGTAGAAACTACAGGCAGCCAAAGAACCTTATCCCTGTCAACACCCTCACAAAACGCAAG GCTTTGTTTAAAGCGAGATTTGAACAAGCACTTGAGTCTCAGAAGCTGAACATCAAGAAAACAGAACAGCAGCTAAGGAGAATGGGTGTTAACCCCGAAGATCCTGTTGCAATGGCTAGCATCCACAGAGTGGCCTCAACGTTCTTCAATGCAATCGATAAAAAAGAAGGAAGTCCATATGTCTTCCACGGAGATAAACAATCAGAAAGAGGGACTAGTGTGGTGAATACAGAAGAAACAGAACCGGCTGATGAAGATAGTGACCAGGAGGAGCTAGACAGATTCATAGCTGAGATAGAAGAGGCGGCAGACAAGGAGTGGGAGGAAGAGGAGGCTGCGGAGCAAGAGGAATCTGGTAGAATCAGGTATTGGAACCGTGAGGAGTTTGCAGGAAGAAGCAGAGGACCTGAGATGCGTAGCTATGGAGACTCAAGTCATGGCTTTAGAAGAAATGAGAGGGATACACGTAACCAGAGGAGATCCAACgatagtgatgatgatgatgatgataatgacaGTGATCAATTGGATTCCGAGGATGATGATGAGATCCCAAAGAGGTTTGATAGGCCAAGATCAAATACAAGAAGACAGGGACAGGATTTTGTGAGAAGAAGCCATGATCCTCGACCTCGTGTGAGGAGTGATGAAGATGTGTTGAGTGATCTTGATAACACAATGTGGGATTcaggagatgaagaagatgcAGCACCTGCTAATTATATTTCGAGCagcgatgaagatgaaggtgaAAACAGGACAATATCCGCAGCTAAACAACCAAGATTCAGTGACAACAATTCGAAGAGCAAGAGTGGAACACAAAGGGATGAGGATTGGGATAGTGATTAG
- the LOC103875209 gene encoding golgin candidate 6 isoform X2 — translation MDLASRYKGVVGLVFGDNPSSNEDSYIQRLLDRISNGTLPDDRRNAIVELQSVVAESNAAQLAFGASGFPVIVGILKDQRDDVEMVRGALETLLGALTPIDHARAQKTEAHAALMNSDLLSREAENITLLLSLLEEEDFYVRYYTLQILTALLMNSQNRLQEAILTTPRGITRLMDMLMDREVIRNEALLLLTHLTREAEEIQKIVVFEGAFEKIFSIIKEEGGSDGDVVVQDCLELLNNLLRSSSSNQILLRETMGFEPIISVLKLRGITYKFTQQKTVNLLSALETINMLIMGGADSDPGKDSNKLANRTVLVQKKLLDYLLMLGVESQWAPVAVRCMTFKCIGDLVDGHPKNRDILASKVLGEDRQVEPALNSILRIILQTSSIQEFVAADYVFKTFCEKNREGQTMLASTLIPQPHPRTRDPLEDDVNMSFGSMLLRGICSGETDGDLETCCRAASILSHVLKDNIQCKEKALKIVLESHVPSMGTPETLFQRIVRYLAVASSMKSKDKSSTMGKSYIQQIILKLLVTWTVDCPAAVQCFLDSRHHLTYLLELVANPAATVCIRGLASILLGECVIYNKSNENGKDAFAVVDAVSQKMGLTTYFSKFEEMQSSFIFSSSEAPREGHKPLTRTATPSEAEIEDADTAKAMDKGNEDHPMLISLFDPSFTGLVKSLEGKIRERIVDVYSRPKSEVAVVPADLEQRSGENEKAYINRLKAFIEKQCSEIQNLLARNAALAEDLASSGRNEESQGSVQRSSSVMEKVQMESIRRELQETSQRLETVKAEKAKLESEASDYKNMAAKLESDLKGLSDAYNSLEQANYHLEKEVKSLKGGEDPMEFPDIEAIKEEVRKEAQKESEDELNDLLVCLGQEESKVEKLTAKLMELGVDVDKLLEDIGDESEAQGESDAEEDDDH, via the exons ATGGATTTGGCATCGCGTTATAAG GGGGTTGTTGGGCTTGTTTTTGGAGACAATCCATCTTCTAATGAAGACAG TTACATTCAACGCCTGCTGGATCGCATTAGTAATGGTACCTTGCCTGACGATAGGAGAAATGCTATTGTAGAACTTCAATCTGTTGTTGCTGAAAGTAATGCTGCTCAGTTAGCTTTCGGGGCATCCG GATTTCCTGTGATAGTAGGCATCCTAAAGGACCAACGGGATGATGTTGAAATG GTTCGAGGTGCCTTAGAAACTCTTCTTGGCGCTCTGACGCCAATCGATCATGCAAGGGCACAGAAAACTGAAGCTCATGCAGCTCTTATGAATTCCGATTTGCTCTCCCGTGAAGCTGAAAATATCACTCTTCTTTTGAGTTTGCTG GAGGAAGAAGATTTTTATGTTCGATACTACACTCTTCAGATTTTGACAGCTCTTCTTATGAATTCTCAAAACAG GTTGCAGGAAGCTATTCTGACCACTCCGCGTGGCATAACTCGACTCATGGATATGCTAATGGATAGGGAG GTTATCCGGAACGAGGCTTTGTTACTTCTTACGCACTTGACGCGTGAGGCAGAG GAGATCCAAAAAATTGTTGTCTTTGAAGGTGCATTTGAAAAGATCTTTAGCATCATCAAGGAGGAAGGGGGTTCAGATGGCGATGTGGTTGTACAG GACTGTCTGGAGTTGCTGAACAATCTTCTTCGCAGCAGTTCATCAAACCAG ATACTACTAAGGGAGACCATGGGTTTTGAACCGATCATTTCAGTTCTAAAACTTCGAGGGATCACATATAAATTCACCCAGCAAAAG ACTGTTAATCTACTTAGTGCACTGGAGACAATCAATATGCTGATCATGGGAGGTGCAGATTCGGACCCTGGCAAAGATTCAAACAAGCTGGCAAATAGAACGGTTTTAGTTCAG AAAAAACTGCTAGATTACCTACTGATGTTGGGTGTTGAAAGCCAATGGGCGCCTGTTGCTGTTCGCTGCATG ACATTTAAATGCATTGGAGATCTGGTTGATGGACATCCCAAGAACCGTGATATCCTTGCTAGCAAAGTTCTTGGTGAAGACCGGCAAGTAGAACCTGCTCTCAATTCTATTCTCCGGATCATCTTACAGACATCTAGTATTCAAGAGTTCGTTGCAGCTGATTATGTTTTCAAGACCTTCTgtgag AAAAATCGGGAGGGTCAGACAATGCTAGCTTCGACTTTAATACCCCAACCACATCCAAGAACCAGAGATCCTCTAGAAGATGATGTTAACATGTCATTTGGAAG TATGTTATTACGAGGCATTTGTTCTGGCGAAACAGATGGTGATCTTGAG ACATGTTGCAGAGCTGCGAGCATTCTTTCTCATGTTTTGAAGGACAACATTCAGTGCAAGGAAAAG GCTTTGAAAATAGTACTTGAATCACATGTACCTTCCATGGGAACTCCAGAGACTCTCTTTCAGAGGATCGTCAGATACCTGGCGGTTGCTTCTTCCATGAAAAGCAAAGATAAATCAAGCACAATGGGGAAATCATACATTCAACAGATCATTTTAAAACTGCTCGTCACATGGACCGTTGATTGCCCAGCTGCAGTTCAGTGCTTTTTAGATTCACGCCACCACCTAACGTATCTACTCGAGCTGGTAGCAAACCCGGCTGCAACAGTTTGCATAAGGGGCTTGGCGTCTATTCTACTGGGAGAATGCGTCATCTACAATAAATCAAATGAGAATGGCAAAGACGCTTTTGCTGTAGTTGATGCTGTGAGCCAGAAGATGGGTCTCACAACATACTTCTCGAAGTTCGAAGAGATGCAGAGCAGCTTCATCTTCTCTTCCTCCGAGGCACCTCGAGAGGGTCATAAACCGTTGACAAGAACAGCCACGCCCAGTGAAGCTGAGATTGAGGATGCGGACACGGCGAAGGCGATGGATAAAGGGAATGAGGATCACCCGATGCTCATATCGTTGTTTGATCCTAGCTTCACAGGCTTAGTGAAGAGCCTTGAAGGTAAGATTAGAGAGAGAATCGTGGACGTGTACAGCCGGCCGAAGAGCGAGGTGGCTGTAGTACCGGCGGATTTGGAGCAGAGGAGCGGTGAAAATGAGAAAGCCTACATTAACCGCTTGAAAGCCTTTATAGAGAAACAGTGCTCGGAGATTCAG AATCTTCTTGCTCGGAACGCTGCTTTGGCAGAAGACCTAGCCAGCTCTGGGAGGAATGAGGAATCTCAAGGATCAGTGCAAAGATCCAGTTCAGTAATGGAGAAGGTTCAGATGGAAAGCATCAGGCGAGAACTCCAAGAAACGTCTCAGCGTCTAGAGACAGTTAAAGCCGAGAAAGCTAAGTTGGAGTCCGAGGCATCAGATTACAAGAACATGGCTGCGAAACTCGAGTCAGACCTAAAAGGACTGTCGGACGCATACAACAGTTTAGAACAAGCGAACTACCATCTCGAGAAGGAGGTGAAATCTTTGAAAGGAGGGGAAGATCCGATGGAGTTTCCTGATATAGAAGCGATTAAGGAGGAAGTGAGAAAGGAAGCTCAGAAAGAGAGCGAAGACGAGTTGAACGACTTGTTAGTATGTTTGGGGCAAGAGGAGAGCAAAGTGGAGAAGCTAACGGCGAAACTGATGGAGTTAGGAGTTGATGTTGATAAGCTTTTGGAGGATATTGGGGACGAGTCAGAAGCTCAAGGGGAATCTGATGCAGAAGAAGACGACGACCATTAA
- the LOC103875208 gene encoding beta-1,4-mannosyl-glycoprotein 4-beta-N-acetylglucosaminyltransferase isoform X1 yields the protein MSDGYYNSKKTDDICDDVCGQQGSKAGATISRLKCVLRGFDVRTLLCLFILVPFAIFAIYLHGQKLTYFFRPLWESPPKPFHTIPHYHTENATMQSLCSLHGWGVRDSPRRVYDAVLFSNEKDLLTVRWKELYPYVTQFVLLESNSTFTGLPKPFVFKSNKEQFSFVEERLTYGNIGGRFRKGENPFVEEAFQRVALDKLLRIAGIEEDDLLIMSDVDEIPSAHTINLLRWCDDIPPVLHLQLKNYLYSFEYYVDSKSWRASIHRYNPGKTRYAHFRQSDVMLSDSGWHCSFCFRYINDFVFKMKAYSHSDRVRFSHYLNPVRIQDVICKGTDLFDMLPEEYTFKEMIGKMGPVPRSYSAVHLPSYLLENAEKYKYLLPGNCVRERQTG from the exons ATGTCCGATGGTTATTACAATTCGAAGAAGACCGATGATATCTGCGACGATGTTTGTGGACAG caGGGATCTAAAGCAGGAGCAACAATCTCACGCCTCAAATGCGTCCTCCGAGGCTTCGACGTAAGAACGCTCCTATGCCTCTTCATCCTCGTGCCATTCGCCATCTTCGCAATCTACCTCCACGGCCAGAAGCTCACTTACTTCTTCAGACCCCTCTGGGAATCCCCTCCAAAGCCCTTCCACACCATCCCTCACTACCACACCGAGAACGCAACGATGCAATCTCTCTGCTCCCTCCACGGCTGGGGAGTCAGAGACTCACCTCGCCGCGTTTACGACGCCGTCCTCTTCAGCAACGAGAAAGATCTCTTGACAGTCCGCTGGAAAGAGCTCTACCCTTATGTGACTCAGTTCGTCCTCCTCGAGTCAAACTCCACCTTCACCGGTTTGCCTAAACCGTTTGTCTTCAAAAGCAACAAGGAACAGTTCAGCTTCGTGGAGGAGCGGCTGACGTACGGGAACATCGGAGGACGGTTTAGAAAAGGAGAGAATCCTTTCGTTGAAGAGGCGTTTCAGCGTGTTGCGTTGGATAAGCTTCTTAGAATCGCTGGCATTGAAGAGGATGATTTGTTGATTATGTCTGATGTTGATGAGATCCCCAGCGCTCACACCATCAACCTCTTGAGATGGTGTGACGATATCCCTCCGGTCCTTCACCTCCAGCTTAAGAATTATTTATACTCTTTCGAGTACTACGTCGATAGCAAGAGCTGGAGAGCTTCTATACACCGTTACAACCCAGGGAAGACTCGGTACGCGCATTTTCGACAGAGCGATGTGATGTTATCTGACTCTGGATGGCACTGCAGCTTCTGTTTCcgttatataaatgattttgtgTTCAAGATGAAGGCTTACAGTCACTCGGACCGTGTGAGGTTCTCTCATTACCTGAATCCTGTTAGGATTCAAGATGTTATATGCAAAGGGACTGATTTGTTTGACATGTTGCCTGAGGAGTACACTTTCAAGGAGATGATTGGTAAAATGGGACCTGTGCCTCGTTCTTATTCAGCTGTTCATCTGCCTTCTTACCTGCTGGAGAACGCTGAGAAGTATAAATACTTGTTACCTGGTAACTGCGTGAGAGAAAGACAGACTGGGTGA
- the LOC103875208 gene encoding beta-1,4-mannosyl-glycoprotein 4-beta-N-acetylglucosaminyltransferase isoform X2, translating to MSDGYYNSKKTDDICDDVCGQGSKAGATISRLKCVLRGFDVRTLLCLFILVPFAIFAIYLHGQKLTYFFRPLWESPPKPFHTIPHYHTENATMQSLCSLHGWGVRDSPRRVYDAVLFSNEKDLLTVRWKELYPYVTQFVLLESNSTFTGLPKPFVFKSNKEQFSFVEERLTYGNIGGRFRKGENPFVEEAFQRVALDKLLRIAGIEEDDLLIMSDVDEIPSAHTINLLRWCDDIPPVLHLQLKNYLYSFEYYVDSKSWRASIHRYNPGKTRYAHFRQSDVMLSDSGWHCSFCFRYINDFVFKMKAYSHSDRVRFSHYLNPVRIQDVICKGTDLFDMLPEEYTFKEMIGKMGPVPRSYSAVHLPSYLLENAEKYKYLLPGNCVRERQTG from the exons ATGTCCGATGGTTATTACAATTCGAAGAAGACCGATGATATCTGCGACGATGTTTGTGGACAG GGATCTAAAGCAGGAGCAACAATCTCACGCCTCAAATGCGTCCTCCGAGGCTTCGACGTAAGAACGCTCCTATGCCTCTTCATCCTCGTGCCATTCGCCATCTTCGCAATCTACCTCCACGGCCAGAAGCTCACTTACTTCTTCAGACCCCTCTGGGAATCCCCTCCAAAGCCCTTCCACACCATCCCTCACTACCACACCGAGAACGCAACGATGCAATCTCTCTGCTCCCTCCACGGCTGGGGAGTCAGAGACTCACCTCGCCGCGTTTACGACGCCGTCCTCTTCAGCAACGAGAAAGATCTCTTGACAGTCCGCTGGAAAGAGCTCTACCCTTATGTGACTCAGTTCGTCCTCCTCGAGTCAAACTCCACCTTCACCGGTTTGCCTAAACCGTTTGTCTTCAAAAGCAACAAGGAACAGTTCAGCTTCGTGGAGGAGCGGCTGACGTACGGGAACATCGGAGGACGGTTTAGAAAAGGAGAGAATCCTTTCGTTGAAGAGGCGTTTCAGCGTGTTGCGTTGGATAAGCTTCTTAGAATCGCTGGCATTGAAGAGGATGATTTGTTGATTATGTCTGATGTTGATGAGATCCCCAGCGCTCACACCATCAACCTCTTGAGATGGTGTGACGATATCCCTCCGGTCCTTCACCTCCAGCTTAAGAATTATTTATACTCTTTCGAGTACTACGTCGATAGCAAGAGCTGGAGAGCTTCTATACACCGTTACAACCCAGGGAAGACTCGGTACGCGCATTTTCGACAGAGCGATGTGATGTTATCTGACTCTGGATGGCACTGCAGCTTCTGTTTCcgttatataaatgattttgtgTTCAAGATGAAGGCTTACAGTCACTCGGACCGTGTGAGGTTCTCTCATTACCTGAATCCTGTTAGGATTCAAGATGTTATATGCAAAGGGACTGATTTGTTTGACATGTTGCCTGAGGAGTACACTTTCAAGGAGATGATTGGTAAAATGGGACCTGTGCCTCGTTCTTATTCAGCTGTTCATCTGCCTTCTTACCTGCTGGAGAACGCTGAGAAGTATAAATACTTGTTACCTGGTAACTGCGTGAGAGAAAGACAGACTGGGTGA
- the LOC103875209 gene encoding golgin candidate 6 isoform X1, producing the protein MDLASRYKGVVGLVFGDNPSSNEDSYIQRLLDRISNGTLPDDRRNAIVELQSVVAESNAAQLAFGASGFPVIVGILKDQRDDVEMVRGALETLLGALTPIDHARAQKTEAHAALMNSDLLSREAENITLLLSLLEEEDFYVRYYTLQILTALLMNSQNRLQEAILTTPRGITRLMDMLMDREVIRNEALLLLTHLTREAEEIQKIVVFEGAFEKIFSIIKEEGGSDGDVVVQDCLELLNNLLRSSSSNQILLRETMGFEPIISVLKLRGITYKFTQQKTVNLLSALETINMLIMGGADSDPGKDSNKLANRTVLVQKKLLDYLLMLGVESQWAPVAVRCMTFKCIGDLVDGHPKNRDILASKVLGEDRQVEPALNSILRIILQTSSIQEFVAADYVFKTFCEKNREGQTMLASTLIPQPHPRTRDPLEDDVNMSFGSMLLRGICSGETDGDLEVNFLVSLLNIILCVSSVTESIYLKQTCCRAASILSHVLKDNIQCKEKALKIVLESHVPSMGTPETLFQRIVRYLAVASSMKSKDKSSTMGKSYIQQIILKLLVTWTVDCPAAVQCFLDSRHHLTYLLELVANPAATVCIRGLASILLGECVIYNKSNENGKDAFAVVDAVSQKMGLTTYFSKFEEMQSSFIFSSSEAPREGHKPLTRTATPSEAEIEDADTAKAMDKGNEDHPMLISLFDPSFTGLVKSLEGKIRERIVDVYSRPKSEVAVVPADLEQRSGENEKAYINRLKAFIEKQCSEIQNLLARNAALAEDLASSGRNEESQGSVQRSSSVMEKVQMESIRRELQETSQRLETVKAEKAKLESEASDYKNMAAKLESDLKGLSDAYNSLEQANYHLEKEVKSLKGGEDPMEFPDIEAIKEEVRKEAQKESEDELNDLLVCLGQEESKVEKLTAKLMELGVDVDKLLEDIGDESEAQGESDAEEDDDH; encoded by the exons ATGGATTTGGCATCGCGTTATAAG GGGGTTGTTGGGCTTGTTTTTGGAGACAATCCATCTTCTAATGAAGACAG TTACATTCAACGCCTGCTGGATCGCATTAGTAATGGTACCTTGCCTGACGATAGGAGAAATGCTATTGTAGAACTTCAATCTGTTGTTGCTGAAAGTAATGCTGCTCAGTTAGCTTTCGGGGCATCCG GATTTCCTGTGATAGTAGGCATCCTAAAGGACCAACGGGATGATGTTGAAATG GTTCGAGGTGCCTTAGAAACTCTTCTTGGCGCTCTGACGCCAATCGATCATGCAAGGGCACAGAAAACTGAAGCTCATGCAGCTCTTATGAATTCCGATTTGCTCTCCCGTGAAGCTGAAAATATCACTCTTCTTTTGAGTTTGCTG GAGGAAGAAGATTTTTATGTTCGATACTACACTCTTCAGATTTTGACAGCTCTTCTTATGAATTCTCAAAACAG GTTGCAGGAAGCTATTCTGACCACTCCGCGTGGCATAACTCGACTCATGGATATGCTAATGGATAGGGAG GTTATCCGGAACGAGGCTTTGTTACTTCTTACGCACTTGACGCGTGAGGCAGAG GAGATCCAAAAAATTGTTGTCTTTGAAGGTGCATTTGAAAAGATCTTTAGCATCATCAAGGAGGAAGGGGGTTCAGATGGCGATGTGGTTGTACAG GACTGTCTGGAGTTGCTGAACAATCTTCTTCGCAGCAGTTCATCAAACCAG ATACTACTAAGGGAGACCATGGGTTTTGAACCGATCATTTCAGTTCTAAAACTTCGAGGGATCACATATAAATTCACCCAGCAAAAG ACTGTTAATCTACTTAGTGCACTGGAGACAATCAATATGCTGATCATGGGAGGTGCAGATTCGGACCCTGGCAAAGATTCAAACAAGCTGGCAAATAGAACGGTTTTAGTTCAG AAAAAACTGCTAGATTACCTACTGATGTTGGGTGTTGAAAGCCAATGGGCGCCTGTTGCTGTTCGCTGCATG ACATTTAAATGCATTGGAGATCTGGTTGATGGACATCCCAAGAACCGTGATATCCTTGCTAGCAAAGTTCTTGGTGAAGACCGGCAAGTAGAACCTGCTCTCAATTCTATTCTCCGGATCATCTTACAGACATCTAGTATTCAAGAGTTCGTTGCAGCTGATTATGTTTTCAAGACCTTCTgtgag AAAAATCGGGAGGGTCAGACAATGCTAGCTTCGACTTTAATACCCCAACCACATCCAAGAACCAGAGATCCTCTAGAAGATGATGTTAACATGTCATTTGGAAG TATGTTATTACGAGGCATTTGTTCTGGCGAAACAGATGGTGATCTTGAGGTAAACTTTCTTGTCTCTCTGTTGAATATTATTTTGTGCGTGTCTTCCGTAACTGAATCTATTTATTTGAAACAGACATGTTGCAGAGCTGCGAGCATTCTTTCTCATGTTTTGAAGGACAACATTCAGTGCAAGGAAAAG GCTTTGAAAATAGTACTTGAATCACATGTACCTTCCATGGGAACTCCAGAGACTCTCTTTCAGAGGATCGTCAGATACCTGGCGGTTGCTTCTTCCATGAAAAGCAAAGATAAATCAAGCACAATGGGGAAATCATACATTCAACAGATCATTTTAAAACTGCTCGTCACATGGACCGTTGATTGCCCAGCTGCAGTTCAGTGCTTTTTAGATTCACGCCACCACCTAACGTATCTACTCGAGCTGGTAGCAAACCCGGCTGCAACAGTTTGCATAAGGGGCTTGGCGTCTATTCTACTGGGAGAATGCGTCATCTACAATAAATCAAATGAGAATGGCAAAGACGCTTTTGCTGTAGTTGATGCTGTGAGCCAGAAGATGGGTCTCACAACATACTTCTCGAAGTTCGAAGAGATGCAGAGCAGCTTCATCTTCTCTTCCTCCGAGGCACCTCGAGAGGGTCATAAACCGTTGACAAGAACAGCCACGCCCAGTGAAGCTGAGATTGAGGATGCGGACACGGCGAAGGCGATGGATAAAGGGAATGAGGATCACCCGATGCTCATATCGTTGTTTGATCCTAGCTTCACAGGCTTAGTGAAGAGCCTTGAAGGTAAGATTAGAGAGAGAATCGTGGACGTGTACAGCCGGCCGAAGAGCGAGGTGGCTGTAGTACCGGCGGATTTGGAGCAGAGGAGCGGTGAAAATGAGAAAGCCTACATTAACCGCTTGAAAGCCTTTATAGAGAAACAGTGCTCGGAGATTCAG AATCTTCTTGCTCGGAACGCTGCTTTGGCAGAAGACCTAGCCAGCTCTGGGAGGAATGAGGAATCTCAAGGATCAGTGCAAAGATCCAGTTCAGTAATGGAGAAGGTTCAGATGGAAAGCATCAGGCGAGAACTCCAAGAAACGTCTCAGCGTCTAGAGACAGTTAAAGCCGAGAAAGCTAAGTTGGAGTCCGAGGCATCAGATTACAAGAACATGGCTGCGAAACTCGAGTCAGACCTAAAAGGACTGTCGGACGCATACAACAGTTTAGAACAAGCGAACTACCATCTCGAGAAGGAGGTGAAATCTTTGAAAGGAGGGGAAGATCCGATGGAGTTTCCTGATATAGAAGCGATTAAGGAGGAAGTGAGAAAGGAAGCTCAGAAAGAGAGCGAAGACGAGTTGAACGACTTGTTAGTATGTTTGGGGCAAGAGGAGAGCAAAGTGGAGAAGCTAACGGCGAAACTGATGGAGTTAGGAGTTGATGTTGATAAGCTTTTGGAGGATATTGGGGACGAGTCAGAAGCTCAAGGGGAATCTGATGCAGAAGAAGACGACGACCATTAA
- the LOC103875206 gene encoding serine/threonine-protein kinase STY13, which produces MGSASGFYSNEGFELDPKWLVDPRHLFVGPKIGEGAHAKVYEGKYRNQTVAIKIIKRGESPEEIAKRDSRFAREIAMLSKVQHKNLVKFIGACKEPMMVIVTELLLGGTLRKYLVSLRPKRLDIRLAVAFALDIARAMECLHSHGIIHRDLKPENLILSADHKTVKLADFGLAREESLTEMMTAETGTYRWMAPELYSTVTLRHGEKKHYNHKVDAYSFAIVLWELILNKLPFEGMSNLQAAYAAAFKNLRPSAEDLPGELGLIVTSCWKEDPNERPNFTEIIQMLLRYLSTVSPPQIVPPPVRRVFSSENVVFSPDSPGTCSLMNVRDKDGSGQKVNAADSSEKETKGSFFFCCS; this is translated from the exons ATGGGATCTGCAAGTGGGTTTTACTCAAACGAAGGGTTTGAATTGGATCCTAAATGGCTGGTTGATCCTCGTCATCTCTTTGTTGGTCCCAAGATCGGCGAAGGTGCTCATGCCAAAGTTTATGAGGGAAA GTATAGAAACCAAACAGTGGCTATTAAGATTATCAAAAGAGGAGAGTCCCCTGAAGAGATTGCTAAAAGAGACAGCCGGTTCGCTAGAGAGATCGCTATGTTGTCCAAAGTCCAGCACAAGAACTTAGTCAAG TTCATTGGAGCGTGCAAAGAACCTATGATGGTTATAGTCACCGAGCTTCTACTAGGCGGTACATTACGTAAATATCTAGTCAGCTTGCGGCCTAAACGTTTAGATATACGTTTGGCTGTAGCGTTTGCTCTTGACATTGCTCGTGCGATGGAATGTTTGCATTCTCATGGAATCATTCACCGCGATCTCAAACCAG AGAATTTGATCTTATCTGCGGATCATAAGACCGTAAAACTCGCTGATTTCGGTTTAGCTAGAGAAGAATCATTAACCGAAATGATGACCGCAGAGACCGGTACATACCGTTGGATGGCCCCTGAg CTATACAGTACGGTTACATTAAGACATGGAGAGAAGAAACACTATAACCATAAAGTAGATGCTTACAGCTTCGCCATCGTCTTGTGGGAACTCATCCTCAACAAGTTACCATTTGAAGGCATGTCTAATCTACAAGCAGCCTATGCCGCTGCCTTCAAG AACTTGAGGCCTAGTGCGGAGGATTTACCAGGGGAGCTAGGGCTGATAGTGACATCATGCTGGAAAGAAGATCCAAACGAACGGCCAAACTTCACTGAGATAATACAAATGCTCCTCCGTTACCTCTCCACTGTTTCTCCTCCGCAGATCGTTCCTCCTCCGGTGAGACGTGTTTTCTCGTCGGAAAACGTGGTTTTCTCACCGGACTCTCCAGGAACTTGTTCGCTGATGAACGTCAGAGACAAAGATGGCTCAGGTCAGAAAGTTAACGCTGCTGATTCGTCGGAGAAAGAAACGAAaggaagcttcttcttctgctgcTCATAG